In one window of Lewinella sp. 4G2 DNA:
- a CDS encoding lactonase family protein produces MKQALRKSLAGFQPLLFAPVLCLLFMAGRCSPPPKALRTGEQKRTVFVGTYTRTEGHVDGKAEGIYRLTANLETGALSDETLVAEVINPSFVTVRKKNDLLFAVSELAQKGEPTGFVHAYRIVKGGGLYQINKLPTDGLAPCHVELDQNENFVVVSNYVGGVAMVYKIERDGRLTAVDKFEVPTTAKQGKDSWLHSANFSPDNRIVAICDKGLDRVWLFSMDESTGKLTPTRQGSIALPEGSGPRHAKWSDNGEFLYVINELSNTVTVLNRQGGDVLSLEQTISTLPKGYREASYCADIHLHPSGQFLYGSNRGHNSIAIFSVNPETGLLTAADHQSTEGEYPRNFAISPNGKYLYAANQNTSNVATFRIDPNDGKLIKTEQAYEIPTPVCLEFTE; encoded by the coding sequence ATGAAACAAGCGCTCCGTAAGTCCCTGGCCGGCTTCCAACCTCTGCTCTTTGCCCCCGTTCTTTGTTTACTTTTCATGGCGGGGCGTTGTTCACCACCACCCAAAGCGCTACGCACTGGCGAGCAGAAACGTACCGTGTTCGTCGGCACCTATACGCGTACGGAGGGCCACGTGGACGGCAAGGCTGAAGGCATTTACCGCCTCACGGCCAATTTAGAGACGGGTGCTTTGTCGGATGAAACACTCGTAGCGGAGGTCATCAATCCCAGTTTCGTGACGGTCCGCAAGAAAAACGATCTACTCTTCGCCGTCAGTGAGCTTGCTCAAAAAGGGGAGCCTACCGGCTTCGTCCACGCCTACCGGATCGTGAAGGGTGGGGGGCTGTACCAGATCAATAAGTTGCCTACCGACGGCCTGGCGCCCTGCCACGTAGAACTGGATCAGAACGAAAATTTTGTCGTCGTCAGCAATTACGTAGGCGGCGTGGCTATGGTGTACAAAATTGAGCGGGACGGCCGCCTTACTGCCGTGGATAAGTTCGAAGTGCCCACAACCGCCAAGCAAGGGAAGGATTCCTGGCTCCACTCCGCGAACTTTTCTCCCGACAATCGTATCGTCGCCATCTGCGATAAGGGATTGGACCGTGTTTGGCTCTTCAGTATGGATGAGTCCACGGGCAAATTGACGCCTACCCGCCAGGGCAGCATCGCTCTACCGGAAGGGAGCGGACCCCGCCACGCGAAATGGTCCGACAACGGAGAATTTCTTTACGTGATCAATGAGTTATCCAACACGGTGACGGTCCTGAACCGGCAGGGAGGGGACGTTCTTTCGCTGGAGCAAACCATCTCTACGTTGCCAAAGGGTTACCGGGAAGCGAGCTACTGCGCCGACATCCACTTGCACCCAAGCGGCCAATTTCTCTACGGTTCCAACCGGGGCCACAATAGCATCGCGATCTTCTCCGTGAACCCGGAAACGGGACTTCTCACGGCGGCGGACCATCAATCTACGGAGGGGGAGTACCCGCGCAACTTTGCCATCTCACCCAATGGGAAGTACCTCTACGCGGCCAACCAAAACACTTCCAACGTGGCGACTTTCCGGATCGACCCGAACGATGGGAAGCTTATTAAAACCGAGCAGGCCTACGAGATCCCCACGCCGGTATGCCTCGAGTTCACCGAGTAG
- a CDS encoding DUF4286 family protein has protein sequence MLIYNVTYVIERDIHGPFLKFAERDFLPVLMETGAVDGYDFTRLRGVDETDGYTYCLLLRFASRPAFDVYTEKHQLQMQKMIDGLFKGKYVSFPSVLNVVLTTS, from the coding sequence TTGCTCATCTATAACGTCACCTACGTCATCGAACGCGATATCCACGGCCCCTTTCTGAAGTTTGCGGAGCGTGACTTTTTACCCGTCCTCATGGAAACCGGCGCCGTCGATGGCTACGACTTTACCCGCCTGCGGGGGGTAGACGAGACGGATGGCTACACCTATTGTTTGTTGTTGCGCTTTGCTTCCCGCCCGGCATTTGACGTGTACACCGAAAAGCACCAGCTGCAAATGCAGAAAATGATTGACGGGCTTTTCAAGGGCAAGTACGTAAGTTTCCCGAGCGTGCTGAACGTTGTTCTGACAACTTCCTGA
- the lpxD gene encoding UDP-3-O-(3-hydroxymyristoyl)glucosamine N-acyltransferase: protein MQVTAAQIAQLVGATVEGDPDVTITGPAKIEEAATGTITFFGNPAYERFLYTTEASAVLVPTDFQPREPLRPTLLRVDDVYMTISKLLEHYQQQAGATAKTISAHAIVEDSATIGENVRVGKLSVVSEGASVGAGSVIHDQVFIGPRVTVGTNCVLHPGVRILADCLIGNNCTLHANAVVGGDGFGFVPDPETGAYKKIPQVGNVILEDDVEIGANTTIDRASMGSTILRRGVKLDNLIQVAHNVEIKENTVIAALTGIAGSAKVGANCRIGGQVGISGHITVADGTQVQAQTGITNSVKEEGQALAGTPFMPWRDFTKSAAAFKMLPGFIKDVRKRLRNLEK, encoded by the coding sequence ATGCAAGTTACCGCCGCCCAAATTGCCCAACTCGTGGGGGCCACCGTTGAAGGCGACCCCGACGTCACCATCACCGGGCCGGCCAAGATCGAAGAAGCCGCCACCGGTACGATCACCTTTTTCGGTAACCCTGCCTACGAACGATTTTTGTACACGACGGAGGCTTCGGCCGTACTGGTGCCCACCGATTTTCAACCAAGGGAGCCCCTCCGCCCCACCCTTCTGCGCGTGGACGATGTGTACATGACCATCAGTAAGCTCCTGGAGCACTACCAGCAACAGGCGGGAGCGACGGCGAAGACCATCTCCGCCCACGCCATCGTCGAGGATTCCGCAACGATCGGTGAGAACGTACGCGTGGGTAAACTATCCGTAGTGAGTGAGGGGGCCAGCGTCGGTGCGGGGTCGGTCATTCACGACCAGGTCTTTATCGGGCCACGGGTGACCGTGGGTACCAACTGCGTGCTCCACCCCGGCGTCCGTATTCTGGCGGACTGCCTGATTGGCAACAACTGCACCCTGCACGCCAATGCGGTGGTTGGGGGTGATGGCTTTGGCTTCGTACCCGACCCTGAGACGGGTGCCTACAAAAAGATTCCTCAGGTTGGTAATGTTATCCTGGAGGACGACGTAGAGATCGGGGCGAATACGACCATCGACCGAGCTTCCATGGGTTCCACAATTCTGCGCCGCGGCGTCAAATTGGACAATCTCATCCAGGTAGCCCACAACGTAGAGATCAAGGAAAATACGGTCATCGCGGCGCTAACTGGTATCGCGGGGTCCGCCAAAGTGGGCGCAAATTGTCGCATCGGTGGCCAGGTTGGTATCTCCGGGCACATCACCGTTGCGGATGGCACCCAGGTGCAGGCGCAGACGGGCATCACGAACTCCGTCAAAGAAGAAGGTCAGGCACTGGCCGGCACGCCCTTCATGCCCTGGCGCGACTTCACGAAGAGCGCCGCCGCCTTCAAAATGCTCCCGGGCTTCATCAAGGACGTCCGCAAGCGACTCCGGAATCTGGAAAAATAG
- a CDS encoding bifunctional UDP-3-O-[3-hydroxymyristoyl] N-acetylglucosamine deacetylase/3-hydroxyacyl-ACP dehydratase, producing the protein MIHQRTIANSFSLKGLGLHTGVEVNLVFKPAPAGHGIKFQRVDLEGQPVIAADVNRVVSTDRSTTIGSGDANVSTVEHLLSAVSGLQIDNLLVEIDGIEIPILDGSAMPFLEPLLAAGFEEQEEQREYFIVEEPITYRDEESGVEIVALPYDGFEVVSMIDFDSPTLGQQYATLRGYEDYATDIAPCRTFVFLHELEALFEHDLIKGGDLTNAIVIADQLVPQERLDKLAKRMGKETVEVTKKGILNTIQLKFHNEPARHKLLDVIGDISLLGVPIRGRILATKPGHGSNVGFTKLLKRAYMEQRRLKGRPQYNPNDKPVFNTVEIQKIMPHRYPFLLVDKIISMDEKVIVGVKNLTMNEEFFQGHFPGNPVMPGVLQIEAMAQTGGLLVLSQQEDPYGWDTYFLKIESAKFKSFVVPGDTVLFKMELIAPIRRGICQMRGTAYVGNKIVSEAELVAQVVKRP; encoded by the coding sequence ATGATTCACCAACGTACGATCGCTAATTCATTCTCCCTGAAGGGTTTGGGTTTGCACACCGGCGTCGAGGTCAACCTCGTCTTTAAACCCGCACCCGCCGGCCACGGTATCAAGTTTCAGCGGGTGGACCTCGAGGGCCAGCCGGTCATCGCCGCCGACGTCAACCGCGTAGTGAGCACGGACCGTTCGACCACAATCGGTAGTGGCGATGCCAATGTATCCACGGTAGAGCACCTGTTAAGCGCCGTATCCGGCCTTCAGATCGACAACCTACTCGTTGAGATTGATGGCATCGAGATTCCTATCCTTGACGGAAGCGCCATGCCTTTCCTGGAACCACTGCTCGCCGCAGGTTTTGAGGAACAGGAGGAGCAACGGGAATACTTCATCGTGGAAGAGCCCATTACCTACCGCGACGAGGAAAGCGGCGTTGAGATCGTCGCCCTACCCTACGATGGCTTTGAGGTCGTGTCCATGATCGATTTCGACAGCCCGACCCTCGGCCAGCAGTACGCTACCCTCCGGGGTTACGAGGATTACGCTACGGACATTGCCCCCTGCCGCACCTTCGTCTTCCTCCACGAACTGGAGGCCCTCTTTGAACACGACCTGATCAAAGGCGGTGACCTTACCAACGCCATCGTCATTGCCGACCAACTTGTCCCCCAGGAACGGCTGGACAAACTCGCCAAGCGGATGGGTAAGGAAACGGTGGAAGTGACCAAGAAGGGGATTCTGAATACCATCCAACTCAAGTTTCACAACGAACCGGCGCGCCACAAACTCCTCGATGTAATTGGGGACATTAGCCTCCTCGGCGTTCCCATTCGCGGGCGGATCCTGGCGACCAAACCGGGCCACGGCTCTAACGTAGGTTTCACGAAACTGCTGAAGCGGGCCTACATGGAGCAGCGCCGCCTTAAGGGCCGCCCCCAGTACAACCCCAACGATAAGCCGGTCTTCAATACGGTGGAGATTCAGAAGATCATGCCCCACCGTTACCCGTTCTTGCTGGTAGATAAGATCATTTCGATGGACGAAAAGGTCATCGTCGGCGTTAAGAACCTGACGATGAACGAAGAATTTTTTCAGGGCCACTTCCCCGGCAACCCCGTAATGCCAGGCGTCCTGCAGATCGAAGCCATGGCCCAGACGGGAGGTTTGCTCGTGCTGAGCCAGCAGGAGGACCCTTACGGTTGGGATACCTACTTCCTTAAGATTGAAAGCGCGAAGTTCAAGAGTTTCGTGGTGCCCGGAGACACCGTCCTGTTTAAGATGGAACTCATCGCACCCATCCGCCGGGGCATCTGCCAGATGCGCGGTACCGCCTACGTAGGCAACAAAATAGTTTCCGAAGCAGAGCTGGTTGCCCAGGTCGTAAAACGCCCCTAA
- the lpxA gene encoding acyl-ACP--UDP-N-acetylglucosamine O-acyltransferase: MSIHSLSVVHPNATIGAGVTIGPFSYVEDDVVLGDGCHVGPNVTIYSGTRLGAGVRIFPGAVVGGEPQDLKFAGEYTTTEIGDNTTIREYVTVNRGTAAAGKTVVGKNCLLMAYAHVAHDCVLGDNIVIANNVNLAGHVILDDYVIIEGQVGVQQFVRVGQHSFIAGGSLVRKSVPPYIRAAREPLSYIGVNRIGLQRRGFELDQINRIHEIYRCLFVRGLNLTNAITEIEASVPVCKERDDVIRFIAETEKTGIIRSFNSLNV; encoded by the coding sequence ATGTCTATTCATTCCCTCAGTGTCGTCCACCCAAATGCTACCATTGGAGCCGGCGTCACCATTGGCCCTTTTTCTTACGTTGAGGACGACGTCGTACTGGGCGACGGATGCCACGTTGGCCCGAACGTTACCATTTACTCGGGGACGCGCCTCGGAGCGGGTGTACGCATCTTCCCCGGCGCCGTCGTTGGTGGGGAGCCCCAGGACCTGAAGTTCGCCGGTGAGTACACCACTACGGAAATTGGGGACAACACGACCATCCGGGAATACGTAACCGTCAACCGCGGTACGGCCGCTGCCGGTAAGACGGTCGTTGGTAAGAATTGCCTCCTGATGGCCTACGCGCACGTCGCCCACGACTGCGTTTTGGGGGATAACATCGTGATCGCCAACAACGTAAACCTGGCGGGCCACGTCATCCTGGACGACTACGTGATCATTGAAGGACAAGTGGGCGTCCAGCAGTTCGTCCGGGTAGGTCAGCACAGTTTTATTGCCGGGGGAAGCCTCGTGCGAAAGAGTGTACCTCCCTACATCCGTGCTGCGCGGGAACCCTTGAGCTACATTGGCGTAAACCGAATCGGTCTGCAACGGCGGGGCTTTGAGCTGGACCAGATTAACCGCATCCACGAGATCTACCGCTGCCTGTTCGTCCGTGGCTTGAATCTAACTAATGCAATCACCGAGATCGAAGCATCGGTGCCCGTTTGTAAGGAACGGGACGACGTCATCCGTTTTATCGCGGAGACGGAGAAGACGGGCATCATCCGTAGCTTTAATAGCCTGAACGTTTAG
- a CDS encoding ATP-binding cassette domain-containing protein, with protein MTTPAPFIPTLEVTASELGKRFGREWILRGLSEQLRTEETVGITGRNGSGKSTLLRLLCGQLSSSRGGVSWKIDGEDINISQWYQHVSWSGPYLEVVEELTVEEILAFNFKFKPLRPGLNLAELPKILGLEKVRRRPLRDCSSGMRQRVVLGLALFAATPLLLLDEPTVTLDEAAKAWFQEQLMLARPGRLVVIASNDADDLNQCTRVITLKSGN; from the coding sequence GTGACGACGCCCGCTCCATTCATCCCTACCCTTGAAGTCACCGCCAGTGAATTGGGTAAGCGCTTTGGCCGGGAATGGATCCTGCGGGGTCTGTCCGAACAACTACGTACGGAAGAAACGGTCGGCATTACGGGGCGGAATGGTTCCGGCAAGAGTACCCTCCTGCGTTTGTTGTGTGGCCAACTCAGCTCCAGCCGAGGCGGAGTAAGCTGGAAGATTGATGGTGAGGACATCAACATCAGCCAGTGGTACCAGCACGTCAGTTGGAGCGGGCCCTACCTGGAGGTGGTGGAAGAGTTGACCGTTGAGGAGATACTGGCCTTTAATTTTAAGTTCAAACCGCTACGCCCGGGATTGAATTTGGCGGAGTTACCAAAAATACTGGGCCTGGAAAAAGTCCGCCGCCGTCCTTTGCGCGACTGTAGCTCCGGTATGCGCCAACGCGTCGTACTCGGTCTGGCCCTGTTTGCGGCGACGCCACTCTTGTTGTTGGATGAACCGACTGTCACACTGGACGAAGCAGCCAAAGCCTGGTTTCAGGAGCAGCTTATGCTGGCCAGACCGGGCCGACTAGTCGTAATCGCCAGCAACGACGCCGACGATCTGAATCAATGCACGCGGGTAATCACGCTTAAGTCAGGGAATTAG
- a CDS encoding tol-pal system YbgF family protein, translating into MRVASFLTATFLSLFLCTCGSAPDEESTTGDGENVMAQPGAFDAAAKALENDAPATEVRDLLIDNYAMVSDAKTGRIDQRNSQQFVDLADRFAKKVAGDTIAALPLYKSAEVYQALNDFPAAAAVFERIHKDYPSFSKSGEALFMLAFTYDENLKEFDKARAAYEQFIAQYPENTFADDAAMLIKNLGKSDEEILRALEQQQQ; encoded by the coding sequence ATGCGTGTTGCCTCCTTTCTAACGGCTACCTTCTTATCCCTTTTCCTTTGCACCTGCGGCAGCGCCCCCGATGAAGAAAGCACCACCGGTGACGGTGAAAACGTAATGGCCCAGCCGGGTGCATTTGACGCTGCAGCAAAGGCGTTGGAAAATGACGCACCCGCCACGGAGGTAAGGGATCTATTAATCGATAACTACGCGATGGTATCCGACGCCAAGACCGGACGAATTGACCAGCGGAACAGCCAGCAGTTTGTGGATTTGGCAGACCGCTTCGCCAAGAAAGTCGCCGGAGATACAATTGCCGCCCTACCGCTTTACAAATCGGCGGAAGTCTACCAGGCGCTGAACGATTTTCCGGCCGCCGCCGCTGTATTTGAGCGCATTCACAAGGACTACCCGTCCTTTTCCAAAAGTGGTGAAGCCCTATTCATGCTGGCTTTCACTTACGACGAGAACCTGAAAGAATTTGATAAGGCGCGTGCAGCTTACGAGCAATTCATCGCCCAGTACCCCGAAAACACGTTTGCGGACGATGCGGCCATGCTCATCAAAAATCTGGGCAAATCGGACGAGGAAATTCTGCGTGCGCTTGAGCAGCAACAACAGTAG
- a CDS encoding DUF255 domain-containing protein codes for MKHLFFLVCLVFATSLSAQIEWLTWDEAISRTKENPKKILVDVYTEWCGWCKKMDKTVFRDPEIVDYINANFYAVKFDAEQRESLVYEGQQLKFNTDLSRRGAHELAYSLLDGRMSYPSIVYLDEHRDRITISPGYKAPEKYGRELRFIQDNHYKTKTYQEYISSLGEK; via the coding sequence ATGAAGCACCTTTTCTTCCTCGTTTGTCTCGTCTTCGCCACCTCCCTCTCCGCCCAGATCGAATGGCTCACTTGGGATGAGGCCATCAGCCGAACCAAAGAGAACCCTAAGAAAATCCTCGTCGACGTCTACACGGAATGGTGTGGCTGGTGCAAGAAGATGGACAAAACGGTATTCCGTGACCCGGAGATCGTGGACTACATTAACGCTAATTTTTACGCCGTCAAGTTCGACGCCGAACAGCGTGAGTCTCTCGTTTACGAAGGGCAACAGCTAAAATTTAATACGGACCTCAGCCGCCGTGGGGCCCACGAATTGGCCTATTCCTTACTCGACGGCCGCATGAGTTATCCAAGCATTGTTTACCTGGACGAGCACCGTGATCGCATTACGATCAGCCCTGGCTACAAGGCGCCGGAAAAATATGGCCGCGAGCTGCGCTTCATTCAGGATAACCATTACAAGACCAAAACCTACCAGGAATACATCTCCAGCCTCGGTGAGAAGTAA
- a CDS encoding PorP/SprF family type IX secretion system membrane protein: MKYLFALTLLLGYTCGLSAQDHQFSQFFATPFGLNPALAGLFQGRYRVSLANRAQWGQVLETPFSTTAFATDFRYRFNPKKRSYSDSFGAGVMFTSDRLTQFNYAVNQVMVGGAFHKSLDPKNNQHLSIGFQLGVVQRNVSYDQLTFEDSFDGTSTYVEGASGEGLPANNYAFGDYQLGLNYSYAPRRATSFVIGAAMHHVGEPEQSFYAEATQGEDIEVTNVLDRRYSVYTNVGIWVSNTVMVSPRVYAFTQGPHAMMNAGTTLRYLFSDASGTALHLGAYGRAVKSESQYTFDSAIAQVGMEISGVLVGLSYDLGLSGLQTNPRHRGAFELNIAYLGKGDDDDAVPCPTF, from the coding sequence ATGAAGTACCTTTTTGCTCTGACCTTATTATTAGGCTACACCTGTGGCCTTTCGGCCCAGGACCACCAGTTCTCCCAGTTCTTCGCCACCCCTTTTGGGCTCAACCCAGCGCTGGCCGGCCTTTTTCAGGGGCGCTACCGGGTATCCCTGGCTAACCGGGCGCAGTGGGGGCAAGTGCTGGAGACGCCTTTTTCAACCACGGCCTTTGCGACTGACTTTCGGTACCGCTTTAATCCTAAGAAGCGCAGTTACAGCGACTCTTTCGGCGCCGGGGTGATGTTCACCAGCGACCGGCTCACGCAGTTCAATTACGCCGTCAACCAGGTAATGGTGGGTGGGGCCTTTCACAAGTCGCTCGATCCAAAAAATAACCAGCACCTCAGTATCGGCTTCCAACTCGGCGTGGTACAACGCAACGTGAGTTACGATCAACTGACGTTTGAGGATAGCTTCGACGGCACGTCCACTTACGTAGAAGGCGCCAGTGGGGAAGGCCTCCCCGCTAATAACTATGCCTTTGGCGATTACCAACTCGGCCTCAACTATTCCTACGCCCCGCGCCGGGCGACCAGCTTCGTCATAGGAGCGGCGATGCACCACGTGGGGGAGCCGGAGCAATCCTTTTACGCCGAGGCTACCCAGGGAGAGGACATCGAGGTGACAAACGTGCTGGACCGCCGCTACTCCGTCTACACCAACGTCGGTATTTGGGTCAGCAATACCGTCATGGTCAGCCCCCGCGTTTATGCTTTTACCCAGGGGCCACATGCCATGATGAATGCCGGGACGACCCTCCGCTACCTATTCAGTGATGCGAGCGGTACGGCCCTGCACCTGGGCGCCTACGGCCGCGCCGTAAAGAGTGAGTCTCAGTACACCTTCGATAGCGCCATCGCCCAGGTGGGTATGGAGATTTCCGGCGTGCTTGTCGGCTTGTCCTACGACCTGGGTTTGAGTGGCCTGCAGACCAACCCTCGCCACCGGGGTGCCTTTGAGCTCAACATCGCCTATTTGGGTAAGGGCGACGACGATGACGCCGTTCCCTGCCCAACTTTTTAG
- a CDS encoding DUF1573 domain-containing protein, with translation MFKHILSLCAVAIMAISVSSCKTSNDEVTDAARTTIQTNAPATPNAQPSVAVPAGPITTVAFDDAGTFDFGTVTEGEIVTHTFPFKNTGSEPLIVSDAKGSCGCTVPSKPTAPIAPGETGEITVQFNSKNKQGPRNQKVTVTANTNPAQTFIYLTGTVNPDPNKAAQ, from the coding sequence ATGTTCAAGCATATCCTTTCTCTCTGTGCCGTAGCTATCATGGCCATCTCCGTATCCAGCTGTAAGACCAGCAACGACGAAGTGACCGACGCTGCCCGCACCACCATCCAGACCAACGCTCCCGCCACGCCAAACGCGCAGCCAAGTGTTGCCGTTCCCGCTGGCCCCATCACCACCGTTGCTTTTGACGACGCTGGCACCTTCGATTTCGGTACCGTTACCGAAGGCGAGATCGTAACGCACACCTTCCCCTTCAAGAACACGGGCAGCGAGCCGCTGATCGTTTCTGACGCTAAGGGTTCTTGCGGTTGTACCGTTCCTTCCAAGCCAACTGCTCCCATCGCTCCGGGTGAGACTGGTGAGATCACCGTTCAGTTCAACTCTAAGAACAAGCAGGGCCCACGTAACCAGAAGGTTACCGTTACGGCGAACACCAACCCCGCTCAGACCTTCATCTACCTGACCGGTACGGTGAACCCCGACCCCAACAAGGCCGCTCAGTAA
- a CDS encoding UbiA-like polyprenyltransferase, translated as MPNSLGNYLSLIKFSHTIFALPFALLGFFLAVLDDGTMSWRVLLLVILCMVFARSAAMAFNRWRDRHIDGANPRTAVREIPAGVISSRNALFFIIFNCVAFVVCAGLLNPLCLLLSPVALLIILGYSYTKEFTSLCHFVLGLGLALAPVGAYLALTAHFAVLPVLYGCVVLLWVSGFDIIYSLQDEEFDRSQSLNSIPVRLGRRGALRLGRVLHIICAMVLILSVYLQVMVHGESATLTIIGGAVFLAALLYQHSIVDAEDLSNINLAFFTTNGVASVVFGALCILDIYV; from the coding sequence ATGCCCAACAGCCTCGGTAACTACCTCTCCCTGATCAAGTTTTCCCACACGATCTTCGCCCTGCCCTTTGCCCTGCTGGGTTTCTTCCTGGCGGTGCTGGACGACGGCACCATGAGCTGGCGGGTGCTTTTGTTGGTCATCCTCTGCATGGTGTTTGCCCGTTCCGCAGCGATGGCCTTCAACCGTTGGCGGGACCGTCACATTGATGGGGCGAACCCTCGCACGGCCGTGCGGGAGATCCCGGCGGGGGTAATTTCCAGCAGAAACGCCTTATTTTTCATCATCTTCAATTGCGTGGCCTTCGTGGTCTGCGCGGGGCTGCTGAACCCACTCTGTCTCCTGCTCTCACCGGTGGCGCTGCTCATCATTTTGGGTTACAGTTACACGAAAGAATTTACTTCCCTTTGTCATTTCGTGCTCGGTTTGGGGCTGGCTTTGGCCCCGGTTGGTGCTTACCTCGCGCTCACGGCCCATTTCGCCGTGTTGCCCGTACTCTACGGCTGCGTCGTGCTGCTGTGGGTGAGTGGTTTCGACATCATTTACTCCTTGCAGGACGAAGAGTTCGACCGGAGCCAGTCGCTCAACTCCATTCCGGTTCGTTTGGGGCGCCGCGGTGCCTTGCGGCTGGGTCGTGTGCTGCACATCATCTGCGCGATGGTCCTGATCCTGTCTGTTTACCTGCAGGTGATGGTACACGGCGAATCGGCTACGCTGACCATCATTGGCGGAGCGGTTTTTCTGGCGGCCCTCCTGTACCAGCATAGCATCGTAGACGCCGAAGATCTAAGCAACATCAACCTGGCTTTCTTCACCACGAATGGCGTTGCCAGCGTCGTTTTTGGGGCGCTTTGTATTCTGGACATTTACGTCTAG
- a CDS encoding GMC oxidoreductase, with product MANDYDVIIIGSGAGGGSIAYTLADTGKRILILEQGTFLPREKRNWDPHFIFGKDGYKADVTWQGPDGGRKEVKPIVYHRVGGNTKMYGALLHRQRPEDFTEQRHKGGISPAWCVGYDEFEPYYMMAEHVMKIHGNRGEDPTEGYASGPFPFKAFPHEGRIAEVAADLKNVGLNIHHSNLALNRDIDEPWRRPCIACNTCDPFPCMVHAKSDAETALVRPALKHDNVNLWTSTRVNRLVEEGGKITRLEITKDGEEMEISADLIVLSCGAINSAALLLKSGVANSSNQVGRNFTKHNQSGISAINPDKVNDVIFQKTLGCHDFYHGSPEHDYPLGTIQLTGKAHWTRIMGDYAHIGITEDQARRMQQLAVDFWFTSEDLPTKRQTVRWTNKGIQFNYVPNNRESHYEFLDYFQDNYLKKVGFSEFYRSTKELEFTWHQAGTAQFGTDPTTSVLDPNCKAWDVDNLYVVDASFQPSQGATNPTLTIIANAIRVGEHLRKEWFGEGKSLSTEDFPLSDGYMADNADANIKVPIYQAGDDDSWGA from the coding sequence ATGGCAAACGACTACGACGTAATCATCATCGGCTCCGGAGCGGGAGGCGGCAGCATCGCTTATACCCTTGCTGACACTGGTAAAAGAATTCTCATCCTCGAGCAGGGCACCTTTCTCCCGCGGGAAAAACGCAACTGGGATCCTCACTTCATATTCGGAAAGGACGGCTACAAGGCGGACGTCACCTGGCAGGGGCCGGACGGTGGACGAAAGGAAGTCAAACCAATCGTCTATCACCGCGTCGGGGGCAACACCAAGATGTACGGTGCCCTCCTCCACCGGCAGCGGCCGGAGGACTTTACCGAGCAACGGCATAAGGGCGGCATCAGCCCTGCCTGGTGCGTAGGCTACGACGAATTCGAGCCCTACTACATGATGGCCGAGCACGTCATGAAGATCCACGGCAACCGGGGTGAGGACCCCACCGAAGGTTACGCCTCCGGCCCCTTCCCCTTCAAAGCTTTTCCACACGAAGGCCGCATTGCGGAAGTCGCCGCTGATCTGAAGAACGTTGGCCTCAATATTCACCACTCGAACCTGGCACTCAACCGGGATATCGACGAGCCCTGGCGCCGCCCCTGTATTGCCTGTAATACCTGCGACCCTTTTCCCTGTATGGTCCACGCTAAGTCGGATGCGGAGACCGCCCTCGTCCGCCCCGCACTTAAGCACGATAACGTTAACTTGTGGACGAGCACACGCGTTAACCGCCTCGTCGAGGAAGGGGGTAAAATCACTCGTCTTGAGATCACGAAGGACGGCGAGGAGATGGAGATCAGTGCGGACTTGATCGTCCTTTCCTGCGGCGCCATCAATTCGGCCGCGTTACTGCTGAAGAGCGGCGTAGCCAACTCTTCCAACCAAGTGGGCCGCAACTTCACCAAGCACAACCAGAGTGGTATCTCGGCGATCAATCCAGACAAGGTCAACGATGTCATCTTCCAAAAGACATTGGGGTGCCACGACTTCTACCACGGAAGCCCCGAGCATGACTACCCGCTGGGTACCATTCAGTTGACGGGGAAGGCGCACTGGACGCGCATCATGGGGGACTACGCCCACATTGGTATCACCGAAGACCAAGCCCGCCGCATGCAGCAATTGGCGGTGGATTTCTGGTTCACCTCCGAAGACCTCCCCACCAAACGCCAGACGGTGCGGTGGACGAATAAGGGCATCCAGTTCAACTACGTCCCCAATAACCGGGAGAGCCACTACGAATTCCTCGACTACTTCCAGGATAACTACCTCAAGAAAGTAGGCTTCAGCGAATTCTACCGGTCCACTAAGGAACTGGAATTCACCTGGCACCAAGCAGGCACCGCCCAGTTTGGAACGGACCCTACCACCTCCGTGCTCGACCCCAACTGCAAAGCCTGGGACGTCGATAATCTGTACGTAGTAGACGCCAGCTTCCAACCTTCCCAGGGAGCCACGAACCCCACTTTGACGATAATCGCGAACGCCATCCGAGTGGGTGAGCACCTGCGTAAAGAATGGTTTGGTGAGGGCAAGTCACTTTCAACGGAGGACTTCCCCCTCTCCGACGGTTACATGGCTGATAATGCAGATGCAAATATTAAGGTCCCAATCTATCAAGCTGGTGATGATGATAGTTGGGGAGCGTAA